GACTTAATTGAAGCTATCTTTGCTGCTGTAAAGTTAAGTTTGGTTAATGTCATTTAAGTGGGATCCTAATGACAGGAATAAAGCTGCAGGTGTCCAGTGGGAACTACTCTGCATCATCAAGGGGAATATGAATGggtctgtttgattttttttctttttttttctttcatattatACTACAAGTAACAAGCTCACTACTACTAATTTAGATTTAGAATTTTATTGGAGTATTACAAAAGAATGATGGCTAGTTTCAGATCCATCCAATGGAGGCTCGAACAGATACGGTATAGTGGTCAGGCTTTTGCTTGGGCTCCTGTGCCTTTGTCCAGTGTCACTGTTAAGCCATCAGAACCCATCGGGATGTAGCTAACAAACCCTTAGACTGTAAGGTATACTGTCTTTCCAGTGTCCTATGATGTCTGACATAATGTTAGCaattcttgtgttttttcatgatgATATCAGATCCCTGTCATACAGTCTGTTggtcattattttcattacggCAGAAGTGAAGGTAGAAAGGGCAACACTGGAAGTGGGAACCAAGCGAGAGGTACCTGCCAGTGCTTTTGGGCATTGAATGGAGTCAAAGTAGATGGACCAATGAAGTAAACACTGTCTGTTACTTCTTTTTGTAGCACTTGCgttatttaaatataaacagGGTTGTGACACACTATCTGACTAATTTGTCAACATGTGTCTaaacatattttacagtgttCAGTGTGCACAAAGGGACATAATTAGTCTTTCTAATCATTTTAATGTAGTAAGCTTTATGACAGTAATCCACTGTGAGGCACTGTGATGCCGCACACTGACCAGCTAGAtgcaatggtggaaagtaactatgTACATTTACCCAAGTTCCGTACGTAAGTACAATTTGGAGGTAGTTGTGCTTTAGTtgagtttttcaatttttttccttgtagTAGTCGTAGTCGATTACATTTCagggaaatattatactttttactccactatgtTTATCTGACAACTATAGATACTTGTTACTCTGctgattaaaattttaaattaaaaaatgtgataagCAATACAATACACTGTTAAAGATTAAgccagtgattcccaaccttctcggcttgtgaccccttacaaaTAAGCAGTGTGTGGTTTTGGCCCCGTCTCACAATTCACATGTCCACGAGTAGCTCGCAGTTATACTAAGGCGCGATCTTCTCTCTATActtttcagattgttttgttGAAATAACTGTTCAAGAgccaaagaggtaaaattatgtAATATTTCACTAGAAACGcaaaaaatctgagaaaattccaaaaatgacagtaaatttgtgtagcagaactttttttttcttctctccaaaCCCATCAATCATCTCAAAACTCTCCAGTTTTATCTTATGACCCTTTATCTTATGTGGCAGATGCCTAGGTAGAGAATCACTCATCTAAACTAGCTCCATCCTAGCTAGCTAACCAACGGAAAAATGTAACTTAAGCATAAATGCATCACCTTGAACAATCCAATAGtgtaatatattatattgaAACACTCACAATTGCTATTTTTCTGCTGAACAAGTACTTTTACGTTTGATACTTGAGGtactttttgctgaaaaaaatatatgttgttGTGTcggtacttaagtaaaagttatGAAAATGTCTCCCTCTTTGATTCATTCAAtcaaagaatgaagaaaaaactgaaagcgGGCCAGCTGTTGTACTGATGTCATAGGATTGGTGGtgttaaaccaaaaaaagtcaagtgGCAACAATTAAGCTAGACTTACATTTAAGGAAATGTATGACAGTGGCTAATCActgtttaatttccttttttaaaacattgctCTTACATTTCAGTAGTACTGATAAAACAACCTCACTGTCATTATAATCATATTCTCTGGTGCCACCATTTGTTTTTGGCTTGTTGCATACTGTGATGATGCCATCACAGGTTTGTGGCACATCCAGTTAGGCATTTTGGTCTTATCCTGTCTGAGTCACCTGCCACGAGGGAGTACTTGTCCACTCTGCTTCATTGACTGCATAATTCCAGTAAGTGGATACGGTTGCAGTTTATGTGGACCAGAGCCTTATCCTGCCTTAAGTAATAACAAATCCACTTTAAAGATTTTCATTAGTCTGAATTTAAATGGAGAATTTCAGTGCCCATATTAAGTACGTATTGACTTCtgtgaaaaaaacccccacttTGTTTCAACCCTTAAAACTGCTAGATCAAACCACTGTTTGGCTGGTAAGGCTTATAGTAAAGTAGAGATGCTTACCATCTACATGTCTATTCATTTCAATTAACTAACAACTGGTATATTTTTATGTGGCATTTAATAACCCAAAAATCTCTCTTGAGATTGAAATCTCATTTTCATGAGAGATCTGATCAAAACGGCATCATAATTCAAAATTCGTACACAAGTAGTAAAAGAAAGCATGCACAAtacacaaagtgtgcaaaaagtctattaaaaaaagtctgaatactttatgaagCCAGTGTATATCAAATCAACTGAACAGTATtgagtttaaaatgatataaagtTAAAGGTGCCTGTAATATCAGGCACTGTCTCCAAACAAATACTACATCCCAAGAGATGTATGAATGTATAATGAATATGTAGTTCAGAAAGTGTcactatttttttccattctgaGGATTGTCAAGCTGTTTATTTCATTAACCCTCTTCCCCCTCCCCCCAGCTGATGGGtctttgtgtgctgtgtgtggggGTGTATGCTGAAGTGGAAAGGCAGAAGAATCGAACCCTGGAGGGCCTTTTCCTGGCTCCCGCTGTGGTGCTCATCCTGCTGGGCCTGGTGATGTTCACAGTGTCGGTGGTGGGAATGGTTGGATCCCTCAGGGACAACAAGACCCTGCTGCACATGGTAGggatgatggaggaggaggaaaggttGCGAATGACTGCAGGTTTAGAAGTTTGTTGAACATGATATACACTCAgtttgcagtttattaggtacctttagctaaaactaatgcagtctattccaacagtcctgcagtaaattcCTCTTGAAGGTTATAATGTACAGCTTTTATTGGAATTGTTTTGGAGAGGTGTTGATTGAAGTGATtgttttggaggatgtagtttgcgGGGCTGCTGAACTGTATTGCGTTcttcagagaggtgtttctgttatttagcctaccctcaatgatataaatggggtggacaaaataatagaaacacctttCTGTATAATGCAAAACAATTCAACAGTACCGCAAAATGATGATAAAGGTGAATCAGCTTCATCGCTAAAACAGTTCCAACTGAACATCATAACCTTCGTGaatgtaggatttattgcaggactgtagTATTGGACTGCACTATTTTAAGCTAGTTTAACcgaataaactgccaactgagtgtatctgtgtttgtttttttttgtttttttaagggtAACATTGTAGCTCTGGTTtaattttgagtatttttcaaCTGAGTAACAAAATCAGGTAGGTAATGGGGAATACATCAGACAATTATACATTTAGTGGAACCCCTACaatgatacagtatatgcatttAAACATATACTTTTctatatgtacagtaaatactgtatattaattgATGCACACGTCAAACCTAAGAGAAAACGATGCCTTTAGAGTTTGCACAACAACAGCAtttcatcaaatatttaaaCCAGTGATTGCTTcggaagcctttttttttttgtgctcaaaTGCAAAGATGTTGGTATGGCCAATAACAGCAAATGAGCTCAAATTGAGCAGGGATATATTATCGTGGTTGCTATGCAACTGTCTCATTAGGTTTAGCTAAATTATGTGAACTGAAAAAGGGAATTAAAAGTTAGACATAAAAACGAAATCAGTGATGTCTTTGGTGATGCCctgatgaagaggatgaggagctCATTTCACACTGGGGAAGCCATAAAGTTAATGTTACTCATTGGAAAACATAGATTATGTTCCTTCATGTGCTGCTATTTGCTTCTCTCATCACTGGTGGGCTAGTTAAAACATCTCGGCAAATATTCCACAAATaagagcactttttttttctcttgaattCTCTGCGCAACACTCTGAAATAACAGGTGTAACCTGCTATATCTGGCACACCTTAGGTTTTATGAGCTATATGATATAAATACTGAAGTCCCTATATCAAAACTATAAAGTTAAAAAGCTTAAATTATTCATATGGTTTGAATGAAAGTTGGAAACTGGAATTGATGTGACCCGATCAGATCATGGTTTTTTTAGAAAAGACTtactttgtctgttttgttgggACGACAGAAACACTCAAGTTTACTCAAGATTTTACAGAGTCGGGGATCTTCCCTAATAAATTATCTTTGGCCACGCTTTAACACCAGTTTGCAGAGCGCACACAAACCAGACAACAGCCCAGTTTCATGTTTGTCTGTCATAAAGGTCCTCATGGAATTACCATTAATACACTACTACATTCGGGAACATTTTACCCACTGCTTGGAGAAGGCGGTGCCAATAGAAAAGCATAGGGAAGCGGCTGTGGGCTGCTCTTTATTGGAGGGGGCAAGTTACCAATATCTGCCAAACCCACCGGTTAGTCCTCATACTTgaagtcttttctctttctcaaatACTGGTTGAAAGCGGTTACCCGAATGTTTTGTACACTGGTCTTTGCTAATAAGTGTTAGTGTCTGTATTACGTCATCAAATCCATGTATTTTGCCAATCCAGGAAATGAGTTACTTGCACTGCAGCACCCAAATATTTTTAGGTAGACACACTAATTTTCACTTGCATATGCAGTGAAATGATGCACAGTGGAGCCCAGATGTCAAGCCGCTTTGCAGCACTAGAGTAGACATTAGAGTACAGTAAAGAAAGCATTGGCCGGTTGAGCAGGGTTATTTTAGCGGAAACGGATTCATTAAAACATGCTGACTAGGTTAATTGGCAACTCAAAAATGTCTGTaggtgtgagtgtgagtgtgaatggttgtcTGTCTCaatatgtcagccctgtgattgactggcgacctgtccagggtgaaCCCCGCCTCTCACCTATTGTCAGCTGGGACATGCTCTAGCCCCCTGCGACACTCTGAAGGATAAGCAGATATAGCTAGTGGAGGGATCGATGGATGGATGATCCATTTAAATACTCCTGGATCGCCCCTATAATCAATCTTTAGTATTGCTTGGGACATCtctaattttttattattttatgtttactgtCTTTGAAACATTGAGAAGGAGTTGTTAAATTACGCAGCTGAGTCAATGTCAGTTTTAGAGGCACATTTTGGTAAATTACGATGTTAATTAGTTCTCTTAGTGTGTTGGTGCACAATGCGAATGACATACCATGGAAATGCTGTATGACTCCTGCCTTCTTCCTCCACAGTTCCtctgtgttctctgtgtgttgCTGCTTCTCCAGGCAATCGCGCTCACCACGGCTCTCATCTTTGAGAAGAAGGTAAATGTCTTTGTGTCACTTGTTTACACAGCCTGTACGTTCCTATATACTACACCTAATGATAGCCTCCAGTCACAGTACTTTCTGACTATAATCATCTTTGTCAGTGCAAATAACATTGACCAAATCTTCTCTGGGTTTCTGCATTTCTCCCTTTCATGTAGACATCTGCCTTGTTTCAGAGCAGCATACGAGAAGGAATTAAACACTACTACGATGATCTGGACTTCAAAAACATCTTGGACTACGTGCAACAGAAGgttattgaatattttatctAGAAGATATTGGCAGAGAGGAAATGTATTTGGATGTATTACAGAtacttttattacatttgaggGTAGTACTAATCTTTAAAACTTGTATGCAGGTATTGAAAAATGATGGTATGATCTGatatcattcattcatatatatatatatatatatatatatatatatatatatatatatatatatatatttatagtgtTTTCCCAGAAGCTCTCTCTGTTGTGGTATGGTGcccattaaaagaaaaacctacaAGCACACAAATGACTGCCCCTTAAAACCCTTTTggtacattattttttcataatgtaCTGAAGCTATCCAACAAGACAAGTACTGTGGAGTTATTGGCTGTTTTCAAACTTTATATTGTTATGGCAGTTTCTCTGAGAGAACTTCCTGATCTGTCAAGTAGACTAACCAGACCTACAGTGTGATCACTCATTCTACTGAAGTATAAACTGTGCAGGTTTATTGtctatatatatttaacttCAAAACAAACGGCTGTAATGGATATTTAAGCATTGATCGTGAGCTCAGaaaatagtttgaaaaaaagcttGTAAGCTTTCTATCAACGgatccttccctttttttcatcaCCTGCATCAATAGCGAGGGCAATAAATCCTGCATTCTCCTGCTTGTAAAAATGTCTTATCTGCCAAGCTAGTTTGGTGCCTGGTATAACAGCGTGCAGCCGCAGTCAGGCGATCACAAAGATAGAGGTGTCTTTCATCGTTTAGGAAAGGTCTCAATATATTGTGATTGAATTTTTCTCTATGAAGTACTTTCAAATGAAAGCCTTTAATTGATTGTCGGAATCTCTGCAGTCTTCCCATGAACACCCGTTTTCCACTGCAGACATCTCCACATCGACTTTAGTTTTCTATAGGAACTGGATGTACAGAAAGATAATTATTCTCTCTGTCTGGGTTAGGGGGGACTCCGGTGAAACAGGTGTGGATTGCACAGCAGAAGATGTAACTCAGTGGGTTGTTTCATTTTAAGAGATCTGATGAGCCTGTGTTTTCATAGCTTGGTTTGTAATTGCCTTGTCTtcttactgttttgttttccagttttcatgTTGTGGCGGTGATGAGTACAAAGACTGGGGGGTCAACCAGTACCATTTCTGCAATGGTACCGGTCCACTAGCCTGTGGGGTTCCATACACCTGTTGTGTTCGCCGCAAGGTGAGTGCCGGTAACACACATGGAGCAAAAAGTCCTCACATGCATTTTAGTTCAGGTCTAGTCTAGttcatgttcacactgacttaTTACAAATAAAGCAAGAGGATTGAAAGGCAACTCACTGATTGGATGGTTTTTAGGACTCCATGAACCCGAATTGGGCAATCAAATTCCAGGCACTGACAGCAGGCTATGCCTCACATTACTGCacattgtgtgtttatttgtcttctttgttttcacaaaatgcCCACCAAGAACTAACTGATTACTGGCATAGTTAATAGAGACTATAGCTGGACCTCATATAGCATCGGGGTTAAACTGGCCAAACTGTAACATTGCTGGGGGGAGTATTTTTTTGCTTcactcgtttttttttatttattggggAACTGCTTCGATACAAAGAGTTGTACACAAGCTCAACACGCATttgttttaacttctttttccATGAAATTAGTGCATATTTGGTTGCTTGGACGGCTAGAATCAGACTGAAAATATGCACTACGTAGactgtaaatggataaaatttgTATCTCTCTCTGTTCGCACAGACCTTTGATTTCTACTTTAAGATGAGTACCATTTCTTAGTAACAAATTAAGCCAGTTAATTAGCAAGTATTGATACCATGTGACCCAGAAAGAGTATCGGTGATGTTACATGGGCCTGCTGCAGACATCCGTCCTGTCAGATAATCCCTCCTGATAGATGGTTCAGATCCAGAAATTACCCACTGAGTTAGTGACGCCTCCCACTTTATCACAGTAAGAAGGGACACCTATTATCTACACTATAGAGACATAACTCTCTGTGAGAGAAGTGCCTCGTCCAGCTAACAGGAGCAGTGCTGCGATTCAAAGGTATACATCCTTTGGGAGATATTTTCTCTTGAAATGAAATGCTGGTCCCTTGTGGCCCCCTCCACCCTTCATATGGTAGCACTCCCAACCCTCGGCTGAAAGCACTGATGCTGGCTCTGGAAGCAGTGGAGCTGTGCCAGAGAAATTTACTACAGAATCATCCaatactctcacacacaccagagATGGAGGAGTTAATTAGAAAAGCTGAACATTGGCTAGGTCTCTGCTGTTATCAGTTCCTACCTGTTAGGGctgaagcattttgaaaacacttAAGTTCACGCCCTGGCTGGCAGGGGACAGGTACACAGCCCTGTGAGGGACATGACTTTCACAAATTTTCCCATGTTGTTGTCTCTTAGATCAGTTAAAATCTTGTCTCTTGCTCTCcaaatcttgattttttttttttctttttttgcacagGTGGGAGAGGTCATCAACACTCTCTGTGGTTACAAGACTCTGGATCAACAGGTAAGAGGAACTCCTGGTTATTGTAGACAAATTTTGTCCATTGGCTTTTGTATCTCAGACTATCAATACAGCACAGATGCATCATGCAGTGAAGGCtatgattacatttttagacCTAATTAGAAAGCTGTTCATTTGTTGACATGTTACACCCACGGAGTGGATAATGTCTTGTTGCGCAACATGAGTGAACTTCGTGTTTATTCTTTCATCAAATCTTCACTATTATTATGTTTAACTGTGGTTTTATTCAATCACATTGACTTATGCTGAAGTTATGATCCTTGGATATGTATCTTATTTTGAGATTGACACATTTTCTAGAATTTTAATCCATAACCCCTTTTATATATCAAATAACCAGATGGAAATGTGTATACAAATCAAGGCACTTTCATCAAATTGATGCAAAATTctataaaaagtgtaaaaatgttgagaaaacaaaatccaaataGCAGTGTATGTTGATCAGTACAAAATAACTttaaatcagtgtatttttcattatcattatattaaATAATGGAAATCAAATGGGCAAAATATTCTTGCTTAACACAAAGAGACTGTTGTTACAATATAGGGAAAGGAATTCACTTATCATATTTGCCCAAATACAAGACGGTGCCCTCTTTTCCCACACTTCCAGACTAGCTTTTTAGGGAAGGTTTTCCTGAGAATCAGCCAGTCCAAGGAGAAGAGAGTACTCCCCTCTGAAGCCTTTCACTTGTAAAAGTTAATCATGACATTAGAGTATAGATGCACCGATCCGGTACTGATATCAGATAACGGTCTGATACTTACTCAAACGGCTGAATCAGTTATCAGTGACAATAGGGCCGATATATGGGGCCaatctattcaattcaattgtaCGTTGTTCTATGTTTACTCGCACGTACTATGTCATGCGTCAGCAGTGCGCTGGTAGACCCGTACATTTTGCTAGGAGGAGAGCTAACATTGCATAAAAACAAAGGGTCAGCAGAATTTTGATGCCTGgtaattttgaatgttttgtttttaccaggTTAGATCTTTACACACTACGTGTGTGAACTGTGATTTAATTTATCAAGTTTCTTTACACTAGTTTGTGACAATTGTGATttaatctttacattttgttctCAATTGATGcagttgtattattttatactgGAAGTTTAATTCCTGACCAGTTTGTTGCTGAGTTAAAAAGTTTACACTTGAATTGTAATT
Above is a genomic segment from Xiphias gladius isolate SHS-SW01 ecotype Sanya breed wild chromosome 19, ASM1685928v1, whole genome shotgun sequence containing:
- the zgc:110329 gene encoding tetraspanin-15 isoform X3, with amino-acid sequence MAGRTEVILFRWLPTILMGLCVLCVGVYAEVERQKNRTLEGLFLAPAVVLILLGLVMFTVSVVGMVGSLRDNKTLLHMFLCVLCVLLLLQAIALTTALIFEKKTSALFQSSIREGIKHYYDDLDFKNILDYVQQKFSCCGGDEYKDWGVNQYHFCNGTGPLACGVPYTCCVRRKVGEVINTLCGYKTLDQQRETLHEVIHVRGCIHAVNLWMSDNIGITIALCCAIGLPQLLGIILSCVFWNLLVDMSESADMVDFKLKKAEFEYSDLDLAGAGWCMCLPRDGGYLPVPAAEPELDPIDIHLEKLKKQQPRTHSQLRELQQSRSATGLDEVDVGRKQKREH